A DNA window from Setaria viridis chromosome 2, Setaria_viridis_v4.0, whole genome shotgun sequence contains the following coding sequences:
- the LOC117845126 gene encoding uncharacterized GPI-anchored protein At1g61900, with the protein MAPAGWLLAVAALSVLCLQGLLRDSGTAFAQSHLPLHRIVHAGENDGGLMPELPPSGLMPMPELSPSGSPKPFVPFLAPAPLAPFFNNSTPKLSGKCTLNFTAVDKLMTTTAVDCFTSFAPFLANVICCPQLQATLTILIGQSSKQTGSLALDPTVANYCLSDVQELLLSQGASDNLHSLCSVHLSNVTEGSCPVSTVDAFESVIDSSKLLEACRKIDPVNECCSQTCQSAINEAAQKISSKDGGLTSYTGSLKIDSCRNVVLRWLSSRLDPPSAKQMLRQISNCNVNGVCPLSFPDTSKVAKECGGIIKNGTTCCKAMLSYVAHLQKQSFITNLQALNCASFLGAKLQKMNVSTNVYSSCQITLKDFSLQVGSQESGCLLPSMPSDASFDRISGISFTCDLNDNIAAPWPSSMQAPSSSCNKSVNIPERPAATSAQNGVNHKNLKLSLLVSLVSLVLVLVVQV; encoded by the exons ATGGCCCCGGCCGGGTGGCTCCTCGCGGTAGCCGCCCTCTCTGTCCTCT GTTTGCAGGGTCTATTGCGTGATTCAGGCACTGCATTTGCTCAGAGCCACCTGCCGCTTCACCGGATCGTTCACGCAGGCGAAAATGACGGCGGCCTCATGCCGGAGCTCCCGCCCAGCGGCCTCATGCCCATGCCCGAGCTCTCCCCCAGCGGCTCACCGAAGCCATTTGTTCCCTTCCTGGCTCCTGCTCCGCTCGCGCCCTTCTTTAACAACAGCACGCCCAAGCTCTCAG GGAAATGCACATTGAACTTTACCGCTGTCGATAAGCTGATGACCACCACAGCTGTCGACTGCTTCACCTCGTTTGCTCCTTTCTTGGCCAATGTCATTTGCTGCCCCCAGCTTCAGGCAACACTGACCATCCTCATAGGGCAGTCTAGCAAGCAGACAGGGTCTCTCGCGTTGGATCCCACCGTCGCCAACTACTGCCTGTCGGATGTCCAGGAGCTGCTGCTGAGCCAAGGTGCCAGCGATAACCTCCACAGCCTTTGCTCGGTTCACCTCTCGAATGTCACCGAGGGATCATGTCCTGTCAGCACTGTGGACGCATTTGAGAGTGTCATTGACTCGTCCAAGCTCCTTGAGGCCTGTCGAAAGATTGACCCTGTTAACGAATGCTGCAGTCAGACATGTCAGAGTGCTATAAACGAGGCTGCCCAGAAAATCTCGTCCAAGGATGGAGGTTTGACGAGCTACACTGGGAGCCTGAAAATTGATAGTTGCAGGAACGTTGTTCTCAGATGGTTGTCGAGCAGGCTTGACCCACCGTCCGCAAAGCAAATGCTGAGGCAGATATCTAACTGCAATGTCAACGGAG TTTGCCCGCTAAGCTTTCCAGACACTAGTAAGGTGGCAAAAGAGTGTGGTGGAATAATCAAGAACGGTACTACATGTTGCAAGGCTATGTTAAGTTATGTAGCCcatttgcaaaagcaaagcTTCATAACAAATTTGCAAGCTTTAAATTGTGCTTCTTTCCTTGGGGCAAAGTTGCAAAAGATGAATGTCAGCACGAATGTCTATAGCTCTTGTCAAATAACACTAAAGGATTTTTCACTTCAAG TTGGATCTCAAG AATCTGGATGCCTTCTTCCAAGTATGCCTTCGGATGCATCCTTTGACCGCATTTCTGGGATTAGCTTCACATGTGATCTGAATGATAACATTGCGGCCCCATGGCCATCGTCCATGCAAGCACCATCCTCATCGTGCAATAAAT